One Roseimicrobium gellanilyticum DNA window includes the following coding sequences:
- a CDS encoding lysophospholipid acyltransferase family protein yields MKKIRQALETLLVHFATRLLPRLSRRSILLLSNAVGALACFFDTRGRETAHENLRVAFASEGITPGQISRITLGSYQTFARTFFDLFWSLRLTKENYTEYVKVTFANPASETEARERGCIWVTPHFGNFELVSLAMGFRGFAWTVVAQDFKNPALTTIFTRLRQGSGHTIIPQEGAMLRLVKELKRKGHAALLTDLTIRPNKTAAAIDCFGLKTCVTTLHASLSCRLELPIIAGVCIPMPDGTYDVEVESHFEPEKFPTNASLTQAVWDKFESQIRKHPEAWMWMYKHWRYLPSLDQNPKYPAYANPSKPFRELLAESQG; encoded by the coding sequence GTGAAGAAGATTCGTCAAGCTCTGGAGACCCTGCTCGTCCATTTCGCCACCCGACTGCTGCCCCGCCTCTCCCGCCGCTCGATCCTTCTTCTGAGCAATGCCGTGGGTGCCCTCGCCTGCTTTTTCGACACGCGCGGGCGGGAGACCGCCCACGAAAACCTGCGGGTCGCCTTCGCCAGCGAGGGCATCACCCCCGGACAAATCTCCCGTATCACCCTCGGCTCCTACCAGACCTTCGCCCGCACCTTCTTCGACCTCTTCTGGTCCCTCCGCCTGACGAAGGAAAACTACACCGAGTACGTGAAGGTGACCTTCGCCAACCCCGCCTCCGAAACCGAAGCCCGGGAGCGCGGCTGCATCTGGGTCACGCCGCACTTTGGGAACTTCGAGCTTGTCAGCCTGGCCATGGGCTTCCGAGGATTCGCGTGGACCGTCGTGGCGCAGGACTTCAAGAACCCCGCCCTCACCACCATCTTCACCCGGCTGCGACAGGGCAGCGGCCACACCATCATTCCCCAGGAGGGTGCCATGCTGCGTCTGGTAAAAGAACTCAAACGCAAAGGCCACGCTGCCCTCCTCACCGACCTCACCATCCGGCCCAACAAGACCGCCGCCGCCATTGATTGTTTTGGCTTGAAAACCTGCGTTACCACCCTGCACGCCAGCCTCTCATGCCGCCTTGAGCTCCCCATCATCGCCGGCGTCTGCATCCCCATGCCCGACGGCACCTACGACGTGGAAGTCGAATCCCACTTCGAGCCGGAAAAGTTCCCCACCAACGCCTCCCTGACCCAGGCTGTGTGGGACAAATTCGAATCCCAAATCCGCAAACACCCCGAAGCCTGGATGTGGATGTACAAACACTGGCGCTACCTCCCCAGCCTCGACCAAAACCCCAAGTACCCCGCCTACGCCAACCCCAGCAAACCCTTCCGTGAACTGCTCGCCGAGAGTCAGGGGTGA
- a CDS encoding M20/M25/M40 family metallo-hydrolase, which translates to MADTLTSILKKLLNQPTAPFHEYHVRAQIEQYLLDVPNVELSTDAFGNLLATYRKGKHKSTPVWALGAHMDHPAWVKVPGKTDEWEFLGGVPKNLVEKKENIALRKESGDIAPWGFPVVFEDGKVHAAACDDVVGCAIIVAVFKELSRLGLDATVHAAFTRAEEVGFLGAWHLGKHWPFGKDAVFLSLETSRPVNGAEMGDGPIVRVGDRLSVFDHELINVLMRTAAEQGIRVQRCLLDAGACEATALQACGIRSVGLSVPLGNYHNLDDDQNIVSEYVDIEDVKQMINLIVALVATKHDGLGERTLEERVNLRMKEYKKYLEIGNAKYEEMTA; encoded by the coding sequence ATGGCAGACACGCTGACCTCTATCCTCAAGAAGCTCCTCAATCAACCCACCGCGCCATTCCACGAGTATCACGTGCGGGCGCAGATTGAACAGTACCTGCTGGACGTGCCCAACGTCGAGCTCTCCACGGATGCATTCGGCAACCTGCTGGCCACCTATCGCAAGGGCAAACACAAATCCACGCCGGTGTGGGCACTGGGTGCGCACATGGACCACCCCGCTTGGGTGAAGGTGCCGGGCAAGACGGATGAGTGGGAATTCCTGGGCGGCGTGCCGAAGAATCTCGTGGAGAAGAAGGAGAACATCGCTCTGCGCAAGGAAAGCGGCGATATCGCTCCGTGGGGGTTCCCGGTCGTGTTTGAAGATGGCAAGGTCCACGCGGCTGCGTGTGATGATGTGGTGGGCTGCGCGATCATCGTGGCTGTGTTCAAGGAATTGTCCCGTCTGGGTCTGGATGCCACGGTGCATGCGGCCTTCACCCGTGCGGAAGAAGTGGGCTTCCTCGGTGCCTGGCATCTGGGCAAGCACTGGCCCTTCGGCAAGGACGCAGTTTTCCTCTCGCTGGAAACCAGCCGCCCGGTGAATGGCGCGGAGATGGGGGATGGCCCGATTGTCCGTGTGGGCGATCGCCTTTCTGTTTTCGACCATGAACTCATCAACGTGCTGATGCGCACCGCGGCGGAGCAGGGGATTCGTGTGCAGCGCTGCCTGCTCGACGCTGGCGCCTGTGAAGCCACCGCCCTGCAAGCCTGTGGTATCCGCAGCGTGGGGCTGAGCGTGCCTCTGGGCAACTATCACAATTTGGACGACGACCAGAATATCGTGTCCGAATACGTGGACATTGAGGACGTGAAGCAGATGATCAATCTCATCGTCGCCCTCGTGGCTACGAAGCACGACGGCCTCGGCGAGCGCACCCTGGAAGAGCGAGTGAACCTCCGGATGAAGGAGTACAAGAAGTACCTCGAAATCGGGAACGCGAAGTACGAGGAGATGACGGCGTAG
- the gatC gene encoding Asp-tRNA(Asn)/Glu-tRNA(Gln) amidotransferase subunit GatC, protein MSQSEINLQHTAKLARLELTEEEMARYQSQIAGILDYMKVLEAHEDLAAVDPTAHAMPVYDVWREDASRDGFTAEEALSNAPRKSQGQFLITRVVEE, encoded by the coding sequence ATGTCGCAGTCAGAAATCAATCTCCAGCACACCGCCAAGCTTGCCCGCCTCGAACTCACGGAGGAGGAGATGGCGCGGTACCAGTCCCAGATTGCGGGTATCCTGGACTACATGAAGGTGCTGGAGGCGCATGAAGATCTGGCCGCGGTGGACCCGACTGCGCATGCCATGCCGGTGTATGATGTTTGGCGTGAAGATGCCTCGCGTGATGGCTTCACCGCGGAAGAAGCGCTCTCCAATGCGCCTCGCAAATCGCAGGGCCAGTTCCTCATCACCCGTGTGGTGGAGGAGTAG